A genomic segment from Candidatus Krumholzibacteriota bacterium encodes:
- a CDS encoding C1 family peptidase, translating to MKGYRTMAAALIAAAVLAAAGAALAGDTAGLTPGEIADLEKSLVVDATTRALINAVTNNDTRDLAYNRELHNRHDDVFNVTLDAKGITNQEQTGRCWLFAGFNVMRPAVMEKFNLDEFEFSQSHLFFWDKLEKANMFLEAIVQTSDRPIDDRELQAILDSPVPDGGWWNYVVTLIEKYGAVPKSVAPETKNSSNTNRLNGILDRMMRVDAVDLRRMAADGAGEAALAARRLEMMRDVYRILVFHMGRPPKEFVWRYEDKNKRIVEKRYTPLSFYEEAVGVDLNDYVALFDHPAHPYDALYRIAFCRNMVGMDDMEFVNLGVERLREFALKAVLNDELVWFAADVGKDHDPDAGILSPGVYDYASLFGVDLDMTKADRVLFRDTTPNHAMVFIGVDHDDGVPSKWLVENSWGTDRGDKGRWAMYDEWFTDNVFAVIVHKRHLPREVLSLLDTEPVVLPAWDPMRRAFDR from the coding sequence ATGAAGGGATACCGCACGATGGCGGCCGCGCTGATCGCGGCGGCCGTGCTGGCCGCCGCGGGCGCCGCGTTGGCCGGCGACACGGCGGGGCTCACCCCCGGCGAGATCGCCGATCTCGAGAAGTCGCTCGTCGTCGACGCGACGACCCGGGCGCTGATCAACGCCGTGACAAACAACGACACGCGCGACCTGGCCTACAACCGGGAGCTGCACAACCGCCACGACGACGTCTTCAACGTCACTCTCGACGCGAAGGGGATCACCAACCAGGAACAAACCGGGCGCTGCTGGCTCTTCGCCGGTTTCAACGTGATGCGCCCGGCGGTGATGGAGAAATTCAACCTCGACGAATTCGAATTCTCCCAGAGCCATCTCTTCTTCTGGGACAAGCTCGAGAAGGCGAACATGTTCCTCGAAGCGATCGTGCAAACGAGCGACCGGCCGATCGACGATCGCGAGCTGCAGGCCATCCTCGACTCGCCCGTTCCGGACGGCGGCTGGTGGAACTACGTCGTCACGCTCATCGAGAAGTACGGCGCCGTGCCGAAGAGCGTCGCCCCCGAGACGAAGAACTCGAGCAACACGAACCGCCTGAACGGCATCCTCGACCGGATGATGCGCGTCGACGCGGTCGATCTCAGGCGGATGGCGGCCGACGGCGCCGGCGAGGCGGCCCTCGCCGCGCGGCGCCTCGAGATGATGCGGGACGTCTACCGGATCCTCGTTTTCCACATGGGCCGGCCCCCGAAGGAGTTCGTCTGGCGCTACGAGGACAAAAACAAGCGGATCGTCGAGAAGCGCTACACGCCGCTCTCGTTCTACGAGGAGGCCGTCGGCGTCGACCTCAACGACTATGTCGCCCTCTTCGACCACCCGGCGCACCCCTACGACGCCCTCTACCGGATCGCGTTCTGCCGGAACATGGTCGGCATGGACGACATGGAGTTCGTCAACCTCGGCGTGGAGCGCCTTCGCGAATTCGCTCTCAAGGCCGTGCTGAACGACGAGTTGGTCTGGTTCGCCGCCGACGTCGGCAAGGATCACGACCCCGACGCGGGGATCCTCAGCCCCGGCGTCTACGACTACGCCTCGCTCTTCGGCGTCGACCTCGACATGACCAAGGCCGACCGGGTGCTCTTCCGCGACACCACGCCCAATCACGCCATGGTCTTCATCGGCGTCGATCACGACGACGGCGTGCCGTCGAAGTGGCTCGTCGAGAACTCGTGGGGCACCGATCGGGGCGACAAGGGCCGCTGGGCGATGTACGACGAGTGGTTCACCGACAACGTTTTCGCCGTCATCGTCCACAAGAGGCACCTGCCCCGCGAGGTCCTCTCCCTGCTCGACACCGAACCGGTGGTGTTGCCCGCGTGGGATCCGATGCGGCGGGCGTTCGACCGTTGA